Part of the Mya arenaria isolate MELC-2E11 chromosome 8, ASM2691426v1 genome, GTCGTCTTATTTGtaacttatttttatgttatttctgCGATTTGTGGAAAATGTACTGgtagattttgttttatcttttggtggtatcaaaatgttttataacactTTAAGGGCCGTTTTTCTCCTTTTTGTACCAGTAAACATGTCAGACAGAACATAATACGAATACGTCGACAAACGGACCAAAAGAAGaatattaattcaaatataaactgaGTAAGAACAACAGTATAAAAATGCTGAACTAAAAATTATGAGCGCCAAAAGTAATAGTTGCAATGGGAGTTTGAGCTTTTTTTTAAGAACCTTGTCTGTGCATAGACACTAAAGCTAAAAAGCATGTAACTaccatgtttgaactttttTATGGTCTTAAAGGGGAGgctgttttaattttgttcattaCCTGTCACCGCCGGCATTTTTAGACAATCACGACATAAAGGGATCATAGATTCAATCTCTGACAACTAGTAATAGTCATCAATAATATAATTAGAACGTATTGACTTCCCGTGGGGACATAAAGGTTTCCCATCATTATTTCAGGATAATAAATACTTTCTCCATTAATGTATGAATAACAAAGAGACTGATTTGAAGAAATTCAGAATACTGCGAAATCCACGTCGCGTGCGCACGTGCTGGCACGagctattgattttaggatttgTTCAAGACTCTTTGTTCAACTAAACAAGGGACCTCATTAAAGCGCGATCAGCTCCTAATTCTGTGAGGAGGGAGCTGTATTGATTTAAATCCTCAGTCTTTTGATCTAATGAGATCCCCGCGAATATTAGGCCATTTCCATGATACGGTATCAAAACCAGTGTCATGCGGCAATgaacaataaattattgatattacAGAAACGATTCAATCTGTTGAGTGGCCCCTTTAAAGAGGTTTAAGGATCGTAACATGGTCTTGCATGCTTTGTCAAGGTAACAAacttaaatgattttcaaaattttctgggCGCTGAATTTTCTGCTTCAGTATAAATTAGTGTCAATTTTCTCAAACAACAATTGTCCGCGCGTTTTGTCGCGCTGATGCCAGGCATTTATCTGCGCTAATGGTTGTTGAAAATGTCACCGAAATTAGGGCTTTATGCAATTAGGCTCTCGTGGCGTTTCCCTAAATACCGTGTGAAATATGTGGTTTCTACATTTTTATAGTCCATTGGACAAAGAAATAGCGCTTCACAATAGCATGCGTCGCAACTGATTCGAAAATTAAAATCAGAGAAACCCACATTATCTTAACATGTAGACGTGCCATtatgatatattgaaacattaCACAGTAGCAAAAACATTATTGAGACATCAAAATCCACATGTGTAACAGCGATCACAGGGCGCATTCGATCCCGGGGGCGTTACACTGTTTGAAATACGAAACGATGATTGGTTAGCGCGAGGCCAGATGTCAGCGTTACTACGACACTGGCGCGCGAAACTAAACACCAGCTTCTGAATCTACTGCCTTTATGAATGAGACCGATTCATCGCCCCGAGCTAGGTTCTTTGTTGCCAAAGTCACAGCGATTTCAACCATCATTTATCTGTTTTGTTATCTAAATTGAATCATTAGCGTTCAACTAATGGTCGATGAACTAGTAATACGGCTCTCTATTGCTATGAAAAGAAATCCATTCGACACACACTCATAAATGctgcatttaaaaaatgttaactaAAACAATGCTACTATGAAAGTATGACACCTTTTTCATCAGAAATCAGAAGTAAACATAGTAATGTTAGTTAACAACTTTCCGTGTTGTTTTGGGGCTTCTGGTTTAGCTTTGTCGTATTGCagtacatttaaaacaaaacactatatatattataaattaacttACGGCGAAGAGGGTGCCGGCGACAATTGCGAGGCCGATGGTGAGGGGAGCGGATCCGCTAAGGTCGCATCTCTTGTCGTCGGTGGAGGCGAGCACGACAAATACGAGAACGAAGCTGATGAGTAGCTCCACACCAAAACCCTGGGCTTCCGTCAGTGTTCCTCGCACAGCCGTGACGCCAACGGTGTAGCTGGCGTCGGCGGACAGACCGCGCAGGATGCCGGCGCCAGCGATTCCTCCTACAAGCTGGGCAATGATGTAGAGGAGGCCGCGAACAACGGACGCCCGGCGGCACACGACGGCGGCAACTGACACAGCTGGGTTAAAGTGACCACCACTGACATGATTAAAACACCATACCATCGATCCATAGATAAGTCCAAAAGCTAAGGCAATCTGAACAATTGAATTGTTGATGCCATTATTATCAATTGCACCGCACCCGAATAGAACCAGAAATAGGGTTCCGAAGAACTCTGCTACAACAGCGCGCCAGAGAGCGGGCTTGCACAGATCTTCGATATTTTCCTGCATGATTTTATTCATGTTCTTTCATCCACTGCCAGATGTAAAATGCCAACGGTTTCTTTTGACTCTCAAAAGGGCGCGGTTTTTATACGCCGGGTAAATTGCCTCTCTCTCGCCTCTCCGATTGGTGAATGGTTTTAAATCTCCCGTCCGTAGCAATCCGAAACTCTCTCTGCGCATGCGCAACTTCCGTAATTGGAACTTTGACCTTCGAACTCTAAGCGTCTCTGAAATAATTGATAGGCTGAGAAAGAGTTGTAACACCAGTGCGTACGGGATTGTGAGTAAAGTTGTGATCTGGTGTTTTCTTTCCACTCACTGTTGTAAGTTCACAAGACAAATGTATGTGTCAGCATTGGTAAATAGGTTAAGTGTCTTTAGACCCTAATGATTTTATCTGTAACATTCACATTGACCGAATGCCTCAGATTAAAAAGACAAAGCCCAGCTCTGGTTAGTTTTGACagaaattatatataatgtgtttgatAAAATGCCATGGAAATCGGATaatgaaaaaacatattttatgtgcGTTCCACGTTTGTAGCAACATTCCTGCTCAGTGGTTCACAATATTACTGAATATATATTCGGAATTAGAATAAAATACGGCAAAACTGAAATCTATGCTGTTCGATGATTGATTCCGGAGAAGTCATCACTAATCATCTCAACACAGCGCTCTTAAAACCTgtgaacaacattttatttagaaataattccAAAGTCTATATAAATTGTGTGTTTTGTGATTATAGTaatgaatattcatattcataaaataataattttctatTCATTTATGTAAGGTAGCGTGAGATGACATTTCGGTTAAGTTTCAAGGTTTCCAAGAAACACCCTATCATCAATAATTTTGATTTGCCAAACTTTATCCCCAATGATATACACTCGTACGTTAAACATATGTATGAAATGTAgaatgatattttactgaaacaaaaaataatgtttcaggTATGTTTGTTAATTCGTAACTGGAATGTGACCGCATTCTTTTCTGAAATAACAAATGACAGCGGACCCGTAAAATACACCCCACGTTACAATGATATTTATGTATACAGCACCGCTAAAACAGTtcatacatacattgtattgcAGCGTTCCATACAGCAGGaaaccttcgttaaataaagcCGCTGGGTATACAGTGGAGGGggtacatataattataaatcttATAAATATACCTTTAACTTATATTAGGTCACTTCAATGAATTAAAACTATTGTTCTgaaatacttaaagctgcactcacacagattgaccgctaaagctgcactcacacagattgaccgctaaagctgcactcacacagattgaccGCTTTTAcaatatgtgtttatttcttcATCTTAAAAAGAGCCATTGTTTGCGCTTGTCTGGGAATCAGTAATaccagactgctgacaaaagatcagatcgctgtttttcatattttctttagaaaactgatattttatggcaaaaagcgttacttacgcttGGATAAAAAGCGAGTCGTTCGACAGTTTTCCGGCGGTCTAGCTCTCTGGCGGcctggcggcgtgaagttaaCGGCTTGGCAGTCAAGCGGCCTGATTCATTGCTGGATCATTTTCTGATTCATGTTTGTATACTGTAGCAATGAcgtaaaaaagttgttaaaatggtcaatctctgaaggtgcagctttaacaaacgTGTTACGATGATTAACCTTTAAATTGaggctttttttaaaataacactaGATTTCTACCACATCATGACGCCCGGGCTCGTATTCAATAACCAAATCGaacttaaggtattagccgcgtaatacacacttttttaaaagctttaaccgacaacatagttataattacggtacactatgggacttttatccaaattttgaagattttttaccgtgaattaaaaaagttatttatgtttcattacacccacccccaaactccaagggctacaaagagcgacaagtaaatattttgcctatatttgattttttttcgcattatcagagattatgaaataaacacaacagtttctggtaaaataaacttcagttaacagaaaactaaagttcaaacgaacacattattgatacacatggaaaaaaatgattttgattgatcttatgattcttcggaaaagagcagtttttcgatgtttgaaaatatatagcagttttataaaattcataaaaaatagttaactataaggcaagctgctgaaatcattttagatattatctatgatgtctattgaacaatttaaaagacaatttatgatagtttaccgtccagttttgaagaaaatgtacataatgtcatgttaccatacatttttatagctaataaaatgcttaaaaatcaacctttttcttgtaaaaatttataaagcttaattggacttattcataaaatgtactctttcaaataaatgaattttacttatgatactcactcagaatacagagtttaaaacaaatgagtgtacttttaaactaaaatatgtgaagaaacaagaacactaagtgggctcgcccctccaaaaatatcagagtgaaagttctcaactaattttttttaatattataacatgtaaacaatctctgtaggtaatttgatgtctatctgttttattttgtcattggtattctaacatttagtttttttcacaataattcttcactcttcaacagtTGAAGTTTGctctgttcccatgctttgtacttgtagtgtgtgcacagatgataactactcaatgctgagtcaatgctgatttggttttcatgcaccttcaggtactttacccatcaagaatgtttagtgctgtaaaggaaaaaagttgtacttttaagcctttctaactaatgagtatagataattatactgccatacatatacaaaataaaatattaacagtttaatatttctcgacattattttgaaaaaacaacaacaagctgatacatacatgtatatctataaagaaaattattaaatttatcaataaaattcatcatcatcatcatcatcatcatcatcatcatcatcaccaccaccaccaccaccaccaccaccaccaccgccacttgaccaccatcaccaccaccaccaccaacacttgattattgaatacagtgtgtttataaaaacaaaaaccaagtcaaatatgttttatatgaaatactcacattatctcgatcagatgcgactgccttgtggatggacatggctgtcaaatccgctctcaaggaacaaacatagtatttaatgcaggctggaattcttcataacccagtgttgttgactaagtaatattcagtcattttcctgcctgaaagaaattagacttctgattatcaaccagcagaaacttCCACCGTAatatacaaatgcacaagtattatacattctgaactaatatctgttttagccaagagtaagggttggtaggcacaaatgtgtagttgttgtgcatatggttgataatgattcacaacagtatggggttttaacgagacctacaccaagccaatgaatgtcaatagtgtcctagcagatgcggcttcaagccccaaaccgtatataactttttttcacaggttaattttgaaaatatgcattttgtaaacaaataaccggcatgtacatgtattgtggtatgttagaaataggtcacgtaccaaaacacatcatttttaaacaaaattttaagtctaatatttttctaagataaaacaatcaatttaaagattacatactcatatcatatcttaaacataagttatgtacataagtacatataaaaatatgtaacatgtacataagtacatgtaaaatatgaacatgctgtctaaacatttagctaataaaaatg contains:
- the LOC128243738 gene encoding aquaporin AQPAe.a-like, translating into MNKIMQENIEDLCKPALWRAVVAEFFGTLFLVLFGCGAIDNNGINNSIVQIALAFGLIYGSMVWCFNHVSGGHFNPAVSVAAVVCRRASVVRGLLYIIAQLVGGIAGAGILRGLSADASYTVGVTAVRGTLTEAQGFGVELLISFVLVFVVLASTDDKRCDLSGSAPLTIGLAIVAGTLFAYNYTMASMNPARTFGPALVQNNWANHWVYWVGPIIGGLVAALVYEYVFAAGASFSRTRKFVLKHRKPADKPKKQKNTDELNSSKAGLIEVPTTDNEGDAVLEMEKIEEEKKDEEPATAESEVKAE